A region from the Alnus glutinosa chromosome 5, dhAlnGlut1.1, whole genome shotgun sequence genome encodes:
- the LOC133868414 gene encoding cationic amino acid transporter 1-like has protein sequence MGEVNGGDEGIRRRGCSCTKSDFLPEESFRSWGNYGRALKETPMRLKDRVLTRSMDHTELVEVKARSQHEMKKTLNWWDLMWFGIGAVIGAGIFVLTGLEAKEHAGPAVVLSYVVSGISALLSVFCYTEFAVEIPVAGGSFAYLRVELGDFMAFIAAGNILLEYVIGGAAVARAWTSYFATLCNHKPNDFRIVVHSFSPDYRNLDPIAVVVIAAICVLAVLSTKGSSRFNYVASIIHVVVILFIIIAGLIKADTKNYTPFTPFGTRGIFQASAVLFFAYVGFDAVSTMAEETKNPARDIPIGLIGSMVITTVAYCLLAVTLCLMQSYKTIDEDAPFSVAFEVVGWNWAKYVVAAGALKGMTTVLLVGAVGQARYLTHIARTHMLPPWLAHVNEKTGTPVNATIVMLVATAVIGFFTSLGILSNLLSISTLFIFMLVAVALLVRRYYVSGVTTQANRIKLVVLILLILGSSIATATYWATSDGWVGYVITVPIWLIATAGIWLFVPHAREPKLWGVPLVPWLPSLSIAINIFLLGSIDKASFARFGVWTLIILVYYFFIGLHASYDTAKGSSNGEEGKNAEEGGVRGNIAF, from the exons ATGGGAGAAGTGAACGGCGGCGATGAAGGGATTAGGAGGAGGGGGTGCTCGTGCACAAAGAGCGATTTTCTACCTGAGGAATCGTTTCGGAGCTGGGGCAACTACGGGAGGGCGCTGAAGGAGACTCCGATGAGGCTGAAGGATCGGGTCCTGACGCGCTCCATGGACCACACGGAGCTCGTGGAGGTGAAGGCTCGAAGCCAGCACGAGATGAAGAAGACGCTCAACTGGTGGGACCTCATGTGGTTTGGCATCGGCGCAGTCATTGGCGCCGGCATCTTCGTCCTCACCGGCCTCGAGGCCAAAGAACACGCCGGCCCTGCCGTCGTCTTGTCCTACGTCGTCTCCGGCATCTCCGCTTTGCTCTCCGTCTTCTGCTACACCGAGTTTGCCGTGGAGATCCCCGTAGCCG GTGGATCATTTGCCTACCTAAGGGTAGAGCTTGGTGACTTCATGGCCTTCATTGCCGCCGGCAACATCCTACTCGAATATGTTATCGGTGGAGCAGCCGTTGCCCGTGCCTGGACATCCTACTTTGCCACACTCTGCAACCACAAGCCAAACGATTTCCGCATTGTAGTTCATAGTTTCTCACCTGACTACAGAAATCTCGACCCCATAGCTGTCGTCGTCATCGCTGCAATTTGCGTCCTTGCAGTCCTCAGCACCAAGGGCTCCTCGCGTTTCAATTACGTCGCCTCTATCATCCATGTTGTCGTCATTCTCTTCATCATCATCGCCGGCCTTATTAAAGCTGATACCAAGAATTACACCCCATTTACTCCTTTTGGAACCCGTGGCATCTTTCAAGCATCAGCAGTGCTTTTCTTCGCTTATGTTGGATTTGATGCTGTCTCAACCATGGCCGAGGAAACAAAGAATCCCGCTCGGGACATCCCCATTGGTCTTATAGGCTCAATGGTGATTACTACGGTGGCATATTGTTTACTAGCGGTGACACTATGCCTTATGCAATCATACAAAACCATCGACGAGGATGCTCCATTTTCG GTAGCATTCGAAGTTGTTGGTTGGAATTGGGCTAAGTATGTAGTTGCTGCCGGTGCGCTGAAGGGGATGACGACCGTATTGCTGGTGGGAGCTGTCGGTCAGGCTCGATATCTCACACATATTGCAAGAACCCACATGTTGCCGCCATGGCTCGCCCATGTGAATGAGAAGACTGGGACACCCGTGAATGCCACAATAGTCATGCTTGTAGCCACGGCGGTCATTGGCTTCTTCACAAGCCTTGGTATTCTCTCCAACCTACTCTCTATCTCCACGCTGTTTATCTTCATGCTCGTCGCCGTTGCCCTTCTCGTCCGCCGGTACTATGTCAGCGGGGTGACAACACAAGCAAACCGTATAAAACTCGTTGTGCTTATTTTGCTAATTCTTGGATCTTCCATTGCAACTGCTACTTATTGGGCCACCAGTGATGGGTGGGTCGGGTACGTAATAACCGTCCCAATTTGGCTGATTGCAACCGCGGGGATTTGGCTTTTTGTTCCGCATGCAAGAGAGCCAAAACTTTGGGGGGTTCCATTGGTGCCATGGCTGCCATCGTTATCAATCGCCATcaacattttccttcttggGTCGATAGACAAAGCTTCTTTTGCAAGGTTCGGCGTGTGGACTCTAATAATCTTGGTTTACTATTTCTTCATTGGATTGCATGCATCCTATGACACAGCCAAGGGATCTAGCAATGGAGAGGAGGGGAAGAATGCTGAAGAGGGTGGAGTAAGGGGCAACATTGCGTTCTAG